Sequence from the Pontibacter pudoricolor genome:
CGTTCTGTGGCCTGGCTTTGTCCTCTTCTGCCAGACGCTGGCCCAGGAACTCAATATCCTCGCGGTTATTCTCCAGGGCATAGCGGATGATGTATTTAATAAACTCCTCGGCCAGGTCGGCGTTCATTTTCAGATCGTAGAAAGCCATTTCCGGCTCTATCATCCAGAACTCCGCCAGGTGGCGCGTGGTGTTCGAGTTTTCAGCTCTAAAGGTAGGTCCGAACGTATAAATATCGCTGAAAGCCATGGCCGCCAGCTCACCTTCCAACTGACCAGATACGGTTAGGTTAGTAGCTTTACCGAAGAAGTCTTCGCTATAGTTTACCTGTCCGTCTTCTGTTTTAGGCGGGTTGATCGGGTCTAAGGTGGTTACTCTGAACATCTCACCGGCACCTTCTGCATCCGACGCTGTGATGATCGGGGTGTGCATGTATACAAAGCCTTTCTCGTTAAAGAACTTGTGCACGGCAAATGCCAGCGTGTTACGCACTCTGAACACAGCGCCAAACGTATTGGTACGGAAACGCAGGTGTGCGATCTCGCGCAAAAACTCCAGCGAGTGTGCTTTCTTTTGTAACGGATATGCTTCAGGATCCGCTTTGCCCAGTACTTCTATCGTTTTAGCCTGTACTTCAAACGCCTGCCCTTTGCCCTGCGATGCAACCAGTTCCCCAGTAATAGAAACGGCTGCGCCGGTTGTCACGTCTTTCAGTTGTTCTTCGCTGAAATTATTGGCGTCGGCTACAACCTGGATATTACTTATAGTAGAGCCGTCGTTAACGGCAATAAAGTTCACATACTTATTTCCGCGCTTGGTGCGCACCCAGCCTTTCAGCAGAACATCTTTGCCCGCTTCGGCGCCTGTCAGCAGGTCTTTAACTTTTGTGCGTTGCATGTAACGTTGCGTTTATGTAATTTAAATGTAGCCTGATG
This genomic interval carries:
- the asnS gene encoding asparagine--tRNA ligase gives rise to the protein MQRTKVKDLLTGAEAGKDVLLKGWVRTKRGNKYVNFIAVNDGSTISNIQVVADANNFSEEQLKDVTTGAAVSITGELVASQGKGQAFEVQAKTIEVLGKADPEAYPLQKKAHSLEFLREIAHLRFRTNTFGAVFRVRNTLAFAVHKFFNEKGFVYMHTPIITASDAEGAGEMFRVTTLDPINPPKTEDGQVNYSEDFFGKATNLTVSGQLEGELAAMAFSDIYTFGPTFRAENSNTTRHLAEFWMIEPEMAFYDLKMNADLAEEFIKYIIRYALENNREDIEFLGQRLAEEDKARPQNERQEMTLLEKLEFVVNNDFERVTYTEAIDILLNSNHYKKKKFQYDVSWGIDLQSEHERYLVEKHFKKPVIVTDYPKDIKAFYMRLNDDGKTVAAMDILAPGIGEIVGGSQREERLDILVERMKGVGIHEEDLWWYLDTRRFGGCPHAGFGLGFERMVQFVTGMGNIRDVIPFPRTPQNAEF